The genomic interval TTTAGAAAAATTTGGTTATTTGCCTCTGGAGCCTTTCCTAGAGACTTATAACCTAAACCAAGACTACAATCCAGAGGAATTTCTCTCTGTAGTGCCTTCTCAATATTTCATCAAGGCAAATAGAAATTTAGTCTCTACATCAATTGCCTGACATTAGTGTTATAGTGTCATCATCAGTGAAGATGGCCTTGCAAAATATAGGTGCTTCAAACAGTGACGATGCCTTCTATCGTTAAAAGATGCCAAAGATGATAACAAAGAGAGAAGGTCGTGGAAATGGTATCAAAACTAATGTTGTTAACATGGTTGACATTGCAAAAGCCCTGTATAGACCAGCCTCTTACACAATCAAGTATTTCGGCTGGGAGCTTGGTGCACAGTCAAAATTTGATGACAAAACTGGCACTTCACTTGTCAATGGAGCGCATGACACTGCCAAATTAGCTGGCCCTTTGGAAAACTTCATCAAGAAGTATGTGCAGTGCTATGGGTGTGGTAATCCCGAAACTGATATCATAATTACAAAAACTCAGTCGATCACCCTCAAATGTGCTGCTTGTGGACTTATTTCTGATGTGAACTGAGAGGCAAGCTCACAACTTTTATTCTTAAAAATCTACCAGAGCAGAAGAAGTCGGCAAAAGATAAGAAGGCAATGAGGCGCGCTGAGAAGGAAAGGCTCAAAGAAGGAGACGCTGCAGATGAAGAACAGAAAAAACTGAAGAAAGTAACCAAGAAGAAAGGTCCTGTATCATCCAATGACAAAGAAAGCTTGAAACGTGCTGTATCTAAGAAGAAACCTAAAAGCTCAGATGAAGAACATTCTTCCCCTCCAGGTAGTCCAGCATATGACAATGAGGCTGCTGAGGACGACAATGACGACGACAGCATACAGTGGCAAACAGATACATCTGCTGAAGCAGCTCGTCAGCGCATCCAGGAACAACTGAGTGCTACTACTGCTGAAATGGTAATGCTTTCCACGGGCGATACGACTAGCAATGGAACAAAGAaagcaaatcaagagaaataaaaTGAGGCAGCAAAAGAGGTGGTCGAAATAATGGAGACACCTAACACCCATGACAGACTCATTTCAGAAATCAAAGAAATGCTGCAAAGCTAGTGACCTTGGTCCATTTCTCAGCTCTCTTTCTGGTCCGCAGCAAGAGATCATGGACGCACTCTTTGAAGCCATGTTTGAGGGTGTGGGTAAAGGGTTTGTGAAAGAAGAATGCCATTATATGGAAGAACATGAAACCTTTCGTTGAGTGGCTTGAGAATGCTGAGTCCGAGTCCCAATCCGAAGAAGACTACCTAGTAGTCATGTGGTGTCTTAAAAGTAATATTCACTCACTTCTATGTCATGCATGCAGTTGAAGGGAACAAACTGTTCACATgccctttttttaatttttttttaaaaaggaagAAAGCTATACTGAACATTTTTTTAAGATGTATGCTCAAAAGGTATTCAGTATTCACACCCTAATCAATTTAAATAGCAATTATCATTGAACAATCATGATCAACTAAAGGAAAATAATCGAAGAGATCAACACCACTCTGCATCTTTTTTTCTCATAAAAAGAGAACACGATCTCGTTGGTGTTCGTTAGCATTTTGAGAATTCGCTCTCGTTGATTGTTTGGATTTGAAACTCTGCTGCTGCGTCGAGCTTCTTAAGCAGCTCTTTTTCCTGTTCCCTGAGCCGGTCGTTCTCGAGGAGAACCCCGTCGCGCTCTCTCAGAGCGTGGTTCAAGCCGTCGAGAAGGCGGCAGTTGGCCGACCGGAGACACACCACCTGCGACCACAGTTCAGTGAGCTGCCTCTTCTTCCGCATCCGGGATCGGCGCGCCGACTCCCGGTTCGACATCATCCTCCTCTTCCGTCTCTCCTCCGCAAGGCTCAGCTTCTGCTCTTCCGCCTCCACCTCCAGAAAACCAGAGCTCTGGACTTGGCTCTGAGAGTGGCAGCCAAAGAGAGCGCCGACACCGGCGGGTAAGTGGAAACAGGGGACGCTATTATTGCTCTGAGGCATGCAATTATACGTCAGGCTTGAAGGCCAGAGGCATCTCATGGCGGGGAAGTTTTTTTTTGGACGTGGGTTGGTGAATTAAGTCGAAGGGATTGAGCTTTCAGGGTTTTGAGGAGAATTGAATTTATAGCTAGAGAGTGGAGAGACCAAGCTAAGACGACGATCGACAAAGACGTCTCAACAAGTTGATTTTCTCAGTGTTGATGATCTTTATAACAAGTTGAACGATTTCTTTCAGTTGGAGAAAAATGTCTATCGAATCACTTTGGAGCCGTGGCGTTGGGGATTTTGTTGTCACAACTTTAGATTTATCATCAGGAAAAAGGAAGGGAAATTATTTTAGTCTGGATGGTGGAAGATGCTTGCCATGATCATTCATGGGCTAAAAACACAAAAGCATGGTTATCGCTTTCGTGCATGCATTGGATTGTTGAGCACGGATCAAgtcgaaagaaagaaagaaagaaaaacaaaacaaaaaatgaaaaaaaaaaaaaacaaaacaaaaagtgaGAGGATTGCTTgctgaattattaataataataaaatacttCGCAGGGTGTTTAAACACAGTAGTGCACGTGTTTAGacattttaatttagataaaattttcttatttaaattaaagtttttttttacacCGAGTCTTTTAAAGGGTAGGGTCAGCCCTTGTGTCactctaaaaaaaaattagcatttgtattttatctttatcaataaaaaaaattctaatttatgtTCTTAACTatcaaaggagaaagtgtcaccAATGAAC from Zingiber officinale cultivar Zhangliang chromosome 6B, Zo_v1.1, whole genome shotgun sequence carries:
- the LOC121992282 gene encoding basic leucine zipper 43-like, encoding MRCLWPSSLTYNCMPQSNNSVPCFHLPAGVGALFGCHSQSQVQSSGFLEVEAEEQKLSLAEERRKRRMMSNRESARRSRMRKKRQLTELWSQVVCLRSANCRLLDGLNHALRERDGVLLENDRLREQEKELLKKLDAAAEFQIQTINESEFSKC